In a genomic window of Lacrimispora sp. BS-2:
- a CDS encoding pseudouridine synthase — translation METEGIRLNKFLSEAGICSRREADRFIEAGKVCINGQAATPGQRVLPGQSVTINGRTICAGKGDNSHKEESVLLAVHKPRGIVCTTSDKDRAPNIVDMVGYPVRIYPIGRLDKDSEGLILMTNQGSLVNKMMRSGNAHEKEYLVKVNRPVTDEFIRKMKKGVFLPELNVTTRPCMVSKAGEKAFRIILTQGLNRQIRRMCGQLGFEVRMLKRLRIMNVELGDLKPGAYRELSKREYHQMKEALKGSTNRSYKEQKKEISDGR, via the coding sequence ATGGAGACAGAAGGAATCCGTCTGAATAAATTTTTAAGTGAAGCCGGGATATGTTCCCGAAGGGAGGCGGATCGCTTCATTGAGGCTGGGAAAGTCTGTATAAACGGACAGGCAGCCACGCCCGGCCAGAGGGTTTTACCCGGCCAGTCAGTTACCATAAATGGCCGCACCATATGCGCAGGAAAAGGAGATAACAGCCATAAGGAAGAATCAGTCCTTCTGGCAGTCCATAAACCCAGGGGCATCGTATGCACCACATCGGATAAGGACCGCGCTCCAAACATAGTGGATATGGTGGGTTATCCCGTAAGGATTTACCCCATCGGCCGTCTGGACAAGGATTCTGAGGGGTTGATCCTCATGACCAACCAGGGCTCTCTGGTGAATAAAATGATGCGCAGCGGAAATGCTCATGAAAAAGAATATCTGGTGAAGGTCAACCGCCCGGTAACCGATGAATTTATCCGGAAAATGAAAAAGGGAGTATTCCTGCCGGAATTAAATGTCACCACCAGGCCCTGCATGGTGTCCAAGGCCGGTGAAAAAGCGTTCCGCATCATTCTGACCCAGGGGCTAAACCGCCAGATCCGGCGGATGTGCGGCCAGCTGGGCTTTGAAGTACGGATGCTAAAACGATTGCGCATTATGAATGTTGAACTGGGAGATTTAAAGCCCGGAGCTTACCGGGAGCTTTCGAAAAGGGAGTACCACCAGATGAAAGAGGCCTTAAAAGGCTCGACGAATCGTTCCTATAAAGAACAGAAAAAGGAGATATCTGATGGACGCTAA
- the ligA gene encoding NAD-dependent DNA ligase LigA, with protein MKELVAVLTAAGKAYYQESREIMSNFEYDRLYDELKELEEETGIILSQSPTQNVGYQVLSELPKEAHETPMLSLDKTKSTESLMEWLGGQTGVLSWKLDGLTVVLSYNHGTLQKAVTRGNGEIGEVITNNAKVFSNIPLNISHQGELVLRGEAVIKYSDFSRINEEIEDVAAKYKNPRNLCSGSVRQLNNQITARRNVNFKAFGLVTAEGVDFKNSRKEQFEWLKRQGFDVVDYKMVTRDTLPETVEEFSKAISCYDIPSDGLVLLFDDIAYGESLGRTSKFPRNAIAFKWADEIRETRLDHIEWSPSRTGLINPVAIFDPVELEGTTVSRASVHNLSIMEALELGEGDEITVYKANMIIPQIADNLTRSKKIQIPEQCPVCGGKTEIRKINDVRSLYCTNPDCQAKRLKGFTLFVSRDALNIDGLSEATLEKFIGAGFIREYADIFHLEQHEEVITQMEGFGKKSYDNLIKAVKKASHTTLPRLIYGLGIAGIGLANAKMLCQEFKFDFEKLRTAEEEELTTVPGIGKVLADAWITYFKEEKNNEMVDRLLSEVTIEREAEASGNGIFEGMVFVITGSVTHYENRKALQEVIEAHGGKATGSVTSKTTYLINNDTTSNSSKNKKAKELGVPIISEEDFIKMLEE; from the coding sequence ATGAAAGAACTGGTTGCCGTTCTGACGGCAGCAGGAAAGGCTTACTACCAGGAAAGCCGGGAAATCATGAGCAATTTTGAATATGACAGGCTTTATGATGAGCTAAAGGAGCTGGAAGAGGAGACCGGAATCATACTCTCCCAAAGCCCCACCCAGAATGTAGGGTACCAGGTTTTAAGTGAGCTTCCCAAGGAGGCTCACGAAACTCCCATGCTTTCCCTTGATAAGACCAAGAGCACAGAAAGCCTTATGGAGTGGCTGGGTGGCCAGACCGGAGTGCTGTCCTGGAAGCTTGACGGGCTGACCGTAGTTCTTTCTTATAACCATGGAACCCTTCAAAAGGCCGTGACCCGGGGAAACGGAGAGATCGGTGAGGTTATCACAAATAACGCAAAAGTATTTTCCAACATTCCTTTAAATATATCCCATCAGGGAGAACTGGTTTTACGGGGGGAGGCAGTGATCAAGTATTCGGATTTTAGCCGGATCAACGAAGAAATTGAAGATGTAGCAGCCAAATACAAGAACCCCAGGAACTTATGCAGCGGTTCCGTAAGGCAGTTAAACAACCAGATCACAGCCCGGAGAAATGTGAATTTTAAAGCGTTTGGCCTGGTAACAGCAGAGGGCGTTGACTTTAAAAACTCCAGAAAAGAGCAGTTTGAATGGTTAAAGAGGCAGGGCTTTGATGTGGTGGACTATAAAATGGTGACCAGGGATACCCTGCCGGAGACGGTAGAGGAATTTTCCAAAGCCATTTCCTGCTATGATATTCCTTCAGACGGCCTGGTGCTTCTGTTTGATGATATCGCTTACGGAGAATCCCTTGGCAGAACGTCCAAATTCCCCCGTAATGCCATCGCCTTTAAATGGGCCGATGAAATCAGGGAAACAAGGCTTGACCACATCGAATGGAGTCCATCCCGGACCGGGCTCATCAACCCGGTGGCAATCTTTGATCCTGTGGAGTTGGAAGGAACCACGGTGAGCCGGGCCAGTGTCCACAATCTAAGCATTATGGAGGCATTGGAGCTGGGGGAGGGAGATGAAATCACGGTGTATAAAGCCAACATGATCATTCCCCAGATTGCCGATAACCTGACAAGAAGCAAAAAGATACAGATCCCTGAACAATGTCCTGTCTGCGGCGGAAAGACGGAGATCCGCAAGATAAATGATGTCAGGAGCTTATACTGCACCAACCCGGACTGCCAGGCCAAACGGCTGAAAGGTTTTACCCTTTTTGTGAGCAGGGATGCGTTAAATATTGACGGTTTATCAGAGGCGACTCTGGAGAAATTCATCGGAGCCGGATTCATACGGGAATATGCAGATATTTTCCATTTGGAGCAGCATGAGGAAGTCATCACCCAGATGGAAGGCTTCGGAAAAAAATCCTACGATAACCTGATAAAAGCGGTAAAGAAAGCTTCCCATACCACCCTTCCAAGGCTGATTTACGGCCTGGGAATCGCTGGAATCGGCCTGGCAAATGCAAAGATGCTGTGTCAGGAATTTAAGTTTGATTTTGAAAAGCTGCGCACCGCGGAGGAAGAGGAACTGACCACTGTCCCGGGCATCGGCAAGGTGCTTGCGGATGCATGGATCACTTATTTTAAGGAAGAGAAGAACAATGAGATGGTGGACCGCCTGTTGTCAGAGGTTACCATTGAGAGAGAAGCGGAGGCCAGCGGGAACGGAATCTTTGAAGGCATGGTATTTGTCATTACCGGATCCGTGACCCACTATGAAAACCGGAAGGCCCTTCAGGAGGTCATTGAAGCCCATGGAGGCAAGGCAACTGGTTCGGTGACCTCTAAGACTACCTATTTGATCAACAATGATACTACATCCAATTCTTCCAAAAATAAAAAGGCAAAGGAACTTGGAGTGCCCATTATTTCAGAAGAGGATTTCATAAAGATGCTGGAGGAATAA
- a CDS encoding glycosyl hydrolase family 18 protein gives MNKSTMKKIFLSASVFMLIILGWVFSWVAFAEKPDRISKESSQSAATATLADTQVALSQKAIADNPETAAFLAAETSAPPAAESSDLPAVKSSDLLAAKSSDLPAAEPSASPTAEPAPLQTGKLVGYYAAWAAYYNYYPNQIDAGKLTHINYAFANIGSDLKLTLGYPDVDPSNIKLLNSLKQTNPDLKTLISVGGWNWSGKFSDVALTEETRASFADSCVDFIKKYGFDGVDLDWEYPVSGGLETNARRREDKHNFTLLLKKIREKLDAQGAADNKHYLLTIAGGADNSYINNVELSKLAQYLDYANVMTYDLHGFWDSNTDLLAPLYDNSDPSPQYKASVDKAVTAWLGASFPAEKMVMGIPFYGYLYSSVNNSNNGLYQSFGGSNSIGYQAIKDNYLNKPGYTSHFHSQSKVPWLFNGTIFISYEDPKSIGYKTDYIKSKKLGGAMVWELSQDPEGELLRALYQGLKQ, from the coding sequence ATGAATAAAAGTACTATGAAAAAAATATTTTTATCTGCTTCCGTTTTTATGCTGATCATTCTGGGGTGGGTCTTTAGCTGGGTAGCATTTGCTGAAAAGCCTGACAGAATTTCTAAGGAGTCATCCCAAAGCGCTGCAACCGCCACTCTTGCAGACACACAGGTAGCCCTTTCCCAGAAAGCCATTGCAGATAATCCGGAAACGGCAGCGTTCCTTGCTGCAGAAACATCTGCTCCGCCCGCAGCGGAATCGTCTGATCTGCCTGCAGTGAAATCGTCTGATCTGCTTGCAGCGAAATCGTCCGATCTGCCTGCAGCGGAACCGTCTGCTTCGCCCACAGCGGAACCCGCCCCTCTGCAGACTGGTAAATTAGTTGGGTATTATGCGGCATGGGCGGCCTATTATAATTACTATCCAAACCAGATTGATGCCGGAAAGCTGACCCATATAAATTATGCTTTTGCAAACATTGGTTCCGACTTAAAACTGACCCTTGGATATCCTGACGTGGATCCTTCCAACATAAAGCTTTTAAATTCCTTAAAACAGACCAATCCGGATTTAAAAACCTTAATTTCCGTGGGAGGCTGGAACTGGTCCGGGAAATTCTCAGATGTGGCCCTGACAGAGGAGACCAGAGCTTCATTTGCTGACAGCTGTGTTGATTTCATTAAAAAATACGGATTTGACGGTGTTGACCTGGACTGGGAGTATCCGGTCAGCGGAGGTCTGGAAACAAATGCCAGGCGCAGGGAAGATAAACATAATTTCACCCTGCTTCTTAAAAAAATTCGTGAAAAACTGGATGCTCAGGGGGCTGCTGACAATAAGCATTACTTACTGACCATTGCAGGAGGCGCGGATAATTCTTACATAAACAATGTGGAGCTGTCAAAGCTGGCTCAGTATCTGGATTATGCAAATGTCATGACCTATGATCTGCATGGATTCTGGGATTCAAATACAGACCTTCTCGCTCCTCTATATGACAACAGCGATCCATCCCCTCAGTATAAAGCCAGTGTGGATAAGGCTGTCACTGCCTGGCTGGGGGCATCCTTTCCGGCGGAAAAGATGGTAATGGGTATCCCGTTTTACGGATACTTATATTCTTCTGTGAATAATTCAAACAATGGTTTATACCAGTCCTTTGGCGGTTCCAATTCCATCGGATATCAGGCCATTAAAGATAATTACTTAAATAAACCTGGCTATACCAGTCATTTTCATTCCCAGTCAAAGGTTCCCTGGCTGTTTAACGGTACGATCTTTATAAGCTATGAGGATCCAAAATCCATAGGCTATAAAACGGATTATATCAAATCAAAGAAATTAGGCGGCGCAATGGTCTGGGAGTTGAGCCAGGACCCGGAGGGGGAGCTTTTAAGAGCACTGTATCAAGGATTGAAACAATAA
- the metA gene encoding homoserine O-succinyltransferase — MPIKVQKDLPAKAILEKENIFMMDEDRALSQDIRPLEILIINLMPIKEETETQLLRALSNTPLQVDCTFLMLESHTSKNTSASHLNKFYVYFDEVKKKKFDGMIITGAPVENMEFEEVNYWEELKKIMEWSKTHVTSTLHICWGAQAGLYYHYGIQKYKRESKLSGIYRHKVLDRKVPLVRSLDDYVMAPHSRYTEVRREDIEKQPELVILAESKEAGILLVMSRDGKQVFVQGHPEYDRMTLDGEYHRDLGKGLEPEIPCNYYEDDDPNTVPVLNWRNVANTLYGNWLNFYVYQITPYLLEVEEN; from the coding sequence ATGCCGATTAAAGTACAAAAGGATTTACCTGCAAAAGCCATACTGGAAAAAGAGAATATCTTTATGATGGATGAGGACCGTGCTTTAAGCCAGGACATCCGCCCTCTGGAGATTCTGATCATTAATCTCATGCCTATAAAGGAAGAGACAGAGACTCAGCTTCTCCGGGCCTTATCCAACACTCCTCTGCAGGTGGACTGTACCTTTTTGATGCTGGAGAGCCATACTTCCAAGAATACGTCAGCCAGCCATTTAAATAAATTTTATGTTTATTTTGACGAGGTAAAGAAAAAAAAATTCGACGGCATGATCATCACCGGAGCGCCGGTGGAGAACATGGAATTTGAAGAGGTTAATTACTGGGAAGAGTTAAAGAAGATCATGGAATGGAGCAAGACCCATGTGACCAGCACCCTCCACATCTGCTGGGGGGCCCAGGCGGGGCTTTATTACCATTATGGCATACAGAAATACAAAAGAGAGAGCAAGCTGTCAGGCATTTACCGGCATAAGGTTCTGGACCGGAAGGTCCCCCTTGTCCGCAGCCTGGATGATTATGTGATGGCTCCTCATTCCCGTTATACTGAGGTGAGGAGAGAGGATATTGAAAAGCAGCCGGAGCTGGTGATCCTGGCGGAATCAAAAGAGGCCGGAATCCTTCTGGTGATGAGCCGGGACGGAAAGCAGGTATTTGTCCAGGGGCATCCGGAATACGACCGCATGACTTTAGACGGGGAATATCACCGGGATCTGGGGAAGGGATTGGAGCCTGAAATTCCCTGTAATTATTATGAAGACGATGACCCCAATACGGTTCCTGTGTTAAATTGGAGAAATGTGGCGAATACGCTGTATGGGAACTGGCTGAACTTTTATGTATATCAGATCACGCCTTATCTGCTTGAGGTGGAAGAAAATTAG